A region from the Drosophila bipectinata strain 14024-0381.07 chromosome 3R, DbipHiC1v2, whole genome shotgun sequence genome encodes:
- the PolQ gene encoding DNA polymerase theta isoform X1, producing the protein MEFSQSLNFGNSTLLQLERGIEDAGKDNLCAANEKDVRDTSGNIESNYSDFFKSDFSIVVQHSDDPRKSEQHINVSHIEAILCITHNECGRPISPSIIRSRLYSEGKFGKENEKEIFAEPEPNNRAGFAHVEDPQASEHVFQLEDEGKVPEQEPKNSAGFAHVEDQQALEHEKVHQEHPVNVLNAQVQQATENMHGDDDVEMVPEPETKNNAGFANVQDQQDSEDMFGDEEEREDLPEPEQTLDESSFLAPVQDHQASEQLKADILRSCMVAKQGEWHEVSKMTQNLSSMSPSQLRLSPDSFSQVNYASRRKSVASEVPVDLQSMKSISAWNLPPSISSVYKEKGVIQMFDWQVECLSKKSVLFENCNLVYSAPTSAGKTLVSEILLIKTVLERRKKVLLILPFISVVREKMFYLQDLLTMAGYRVEGFFGGYNPPGGFENIDVAICTIEKANSIVNKLLEQDKLDSIGTVVVDEVHLISDKGRGYILELLLAKILYMSRRKGLQIQVITMSATLANVELLQRWLDAELYITDYRPVALNEMIKVGTKIFDNQLKFVRDVSQQLEFQQALGNDPDHVAQLCIETVLEGCSVIVFCPSKDWCENLAVQLATAMHTLIKSGSDLGRQLRSNLSPGDLENVKQQLRDIPTGLDSIMSKAVTCACAFHHAGLTTEERDIVETAFKSGALKVLVATSTLSSGVNLPARRVLIRSPLFGGKQMSSLTYRQMIGRAGRTGKDTLGESILICTESNARIGRELVTAQLQPISSCLEMDGSTHLKRALLEVISSGVATTRQDLDIFVNCTLLSAQKAIKSAENPKADEEQDSNYINDALEFLMEYEFIRLQTDEEAETSAYVATRLGAACLASSMPPTDGLLLFAELQKSRRCFVLESELHAVYLVTPYTVCHQLQELDWLIYLDMWEKLNPAMKKVGELVGVKESFLVKAMRGQTNLDYKQMQIHKRFYTALALQELVNETPINVVVHKFKCHRGMLQTLQQMASTFAGIVSAFCTSLQWSTLALIVSEFKDRLYFGIHSDLIDLMRLPDLSQKRARALYDAGFKNLVQLAGADVLQLEKVLFNSLSFDSAKQHDHENAQDAAKRNMVRNFFITGKAGMTVAEASKLLISEARQFVQYEFGAGSIKWSQEQTAEVAPELEDSVTEVNNRKSQEDNQTMQTKSPTKAKIIEKPENIMDVPMHEVKNNPRSLLKRKLPIEDSNVGFISSPCKQPKVAPSNELLLQPFNNELNSNIAGLGQMLDQPSTSAVLPQVSNTAGLGQILDQPSTSAAIPQVSNIASQGQILDQPSTSAVLPQVSNTAGLGQILDQPSTSAAILQVPPEKVQILNCLEISPNSALTELLYDFPVDDNVNGTNILQLQTTDLQTPQTSMVTNSSGNTMEQENLVSENPSQFTKPQSESSNTTETKPAECSEAPSANVVIQDMPVESPAEILKKQVEQRKRIAQMKMNKKLEEMKSQQQPAVASTVTLMNTHPKQGLDKPIPQKVPQIVQSNAQVDTGNVPLKSPPSSSSGSSESTSTSSETSNGPNRVSNAQVDTGNVPLKSHPSSSSGSSESTSTSSETSDGPNRVSVIEKDLFEGDDSFMMTSSINAALTAAERKPQAGGHSDTEEIPNSQPKEPETVAPLTPHASRLIRSNTLRSQRLQSPRSVTSRSSESSEGSKTSSSSGSSEGSQSSRSRTSSTSTSSEDAVGAERNSTNSGVELSNVSVENSLFKNPMELNTSYVLSCPTSHNDSTSLTSIFVSDVCESLQMFEIALKKLSEATVCGLSVGITDHEGTPKPLIGGKLMNQIGEVGVATPKFVFQVNDTTYLECLSFCLDGQDGHYVIHFKMQETEGGVPSSLKLREVCKIFARDDLTLIMHKTKNQLKALLKAIPELKNIAVKFEDPDVANWLLQPDKDSNFRNMCQQYAPECLKLLDLCGSGRFFSSYGLNTSSEVPVHVRTQVEAYVSVHVRKGQTKILEDHQLMKVFRDNEMPLHLILARMEVVGFPVKEHRLKHLYRQIMNASSDIYNKIMHINGSNFNINSSVEVARVLGIHRKPTGRVSTSRQVLERIEAPIAKYISQHRKLTMLVLKNVQPMMKSMQNNRIHGHSITNTATGRISMAEPNLQNVAKDFVVDVKKQQMLLSCRSAFMPTDSTRCLISADFCQLEMRILAHMSQDKALLAAINSPSDIFVSISAHWHKMDESEVSDQLREGTKKICYGIIYGMSKKTLANELDVTDQEANGLVEQFFNYYPDIRTYTEKLLIYARRKGYVETITGRRRYLENICSEDKVLRQKAERQAVNSAIQGSAADIVKSAIIKTVKHLGRHCRKLHIDDDSINFVLHIHDELMYEVPADKAKKIAKLIKVVIESGTRLSVPLKVKLKMGSCWGNLTEIQV; encoded by the exons ATGGAATTTTCACAATCATTAAATTTCGGGAATAGTACCTTGCTTCAACTTGAAAGAGGAATTGAAGACGCTGGTAAGGATAACTTGTGCGCCGCAAATGAAAAAGATGTTAGGGATACTTCCGGAAACATCGAATCCAACTACTCTGACTTCTTCAAGAGCGACTTTTCAATAGTCGTGCAACATTCAGACGATCCTCGCAAGTCTGAACAACATATAAATGTCTCTCACATTGAGGCCATTTTATGCATCACGCACAATGAATGCGGTAGACCTATTTCGCCATCAATCATAAGGTCCCGTCTCTATTCCGAGGGCAAATTTGGAAAAGAGAATGAGAAGGAAATCTTTGCTGAGCCGGAGCCAAATAATCGTGCAGGATTTGCACACGTGGAGGATCCGCAAGCATCCGAGCATGTGTTTCAATTGGAGGATGAGGGAAAGGTGCCAGAGCAGGAGCCGAAAAATAGTGCAGGATTTGCACACGTGGAGGATCAACAAGCCCTCGAGCATGAGAAGGTACATCAAGAACATCCTGTTAATGTTCTCAATGCTCAGGTTCAGCAAGCCACGGAGAACATGCATGGAGACGACGATGTCGAAATGGTACCAGAGCCGGAGACGAAAAATAATGCAGGATTTGCGAACGTGCAGGATCAGCAAGACTCCGAGGACATGTTTGGAGACGAAGAGGAAAGGGAGGACCTTCCAGAGCCGGAGCAAACATTGGACGAAAGTAGTTTTTTGGCTCCAGTTCAAGATCACCAAGCCTCGGAGCAGCTCAAGGCGGATATACTACGCAGTTGCATGGTGGCCAAGCAGGGCGAATGGCATGAGGTATCGAAGATGACCCAGAATCTGAGCAGCATGTCGCCCAGCCAACTAAGACTATCTCCTGATTCCTTCAGTCAAGTGAACTACGCTTCAAGAAGAAAGTCTGTGGCTTCAGAAGTCCCTGTAGATTTACAGTCCATGAAATCAATTTCTGCGTGGAACCTGCCGCCTTCAATTTCGTCGGTGTACAAGGAAAAAGGCGTCATCCAGATGTTTGACTGGCAGGTGGAGTGCCTGAGCAAGAAGAGCGTGCTCTTCGAAAATTGTAACCTGGTCTACTCCGCACCCACATCAGCAGGAAAGACACTAGTTAGTGAGATTCTACTCATAAAAACTGTCTTAGAGCGGCGCAAGAAGGTTCTTCTGATTCTGCCTTTCATCTCTGTGGTGCGGGAAAAGATGTTCTACTTGCAGGATCTCCTAACTATGGCTGGTTACCGAGTAGAAGGTTTCTTTGGTGGCTACAACCCCCCAGGTGGCTTCGAAAATATTGATGTGGCCATCTGTACGATCGAAAAGGCGAACTCGATTGTAAATAAACTCCTCGAGCAGGACAAACTCGACTCAATCGGCACAGTGGTTGTGGACGAGGTCCACTTGATCTCGGATAAGGGACGTGGCTACATCCTCGAACTTTTACTCGCGAAAATATTGTACATGTCCCGGCGCAAGGGCCTCCAAATCCAGGTGATTACCATGTCGGCCACCCTGGCGAATGTGGAGCTTCTTCAGCGCTGGTTGGATGCGGAGCTTTACATCACCGACTACCGTCCAGTTGCCTTAAATGAGATGATTAAAGTGGGGACAAAAATATTCGACAACCAACTAAAGTTTGTGCGCGACGTTTCCCAGCAGTTGGAGTTTCAACAGGCTTTGGGAAACGACCCTGACCATGTGGCACAATTATGTATAGAGACGGTGCTTGAAGGCTGCTCGGTAATTGTATTTTGTCCCTCCAAGGACTGGTGCGAGAACCTTGCCGTACAACTAGCCACTGCCATGCATACCCTGATCAAATCAGGTTCGGATCTGGGCCGTCAACTGAGGTCTAACCTCAGTCCAGGAGACCTCGAAAATGTGAAGCAGCAACTGAGAGATATTCCCACAG GCCTCGATTCCATTATGTCCAAGGCTGTAACTTGTGCCTGCGCCTTCCATCATGCTGGACTGACTACCGAGGAGCGTGACATCGTAGAGACCGCCTTTAAATCAGGGGCTCTTAAAGTCCTAGTCGCCACTAGTACCCTCAGTTCTGGGGTCAACTTGCCTGCTCGTAGAGTGCTAATCCGTTCGCCGTTGTTTGGTGGGAAACAAATGAGTTCCCTTACCTATCGCCAGATGATTGGACGAGCCGGGCGTACAGGCAAGGATACCCTGGGCGAGTCCATACTCATTTGCACCGAAAGCAATGCGCGGATAGGGCGCGAGTTGGTCACTGCGCAGCTGCAACCGATCTCATCCTGCTTGGAAATGGATGGAAGT ACGCATCTTAAACGAGCCCtgttagaggttatttcatcAGGAGTGGCTACCACCAGGCAGGACTTGGACATATTCGTCAATTGCACTTTATTAAGTGCCCAAAAAGCCATCAAAAGTGCTGAAAATCCAAAAGCAGATGAGGAGCAGGATTCAAACTACATAAACGATGCACTGGAATTCCTCATGGAATACGAGTTTATTCGTTTGCAGACCGACGAGGAGGCTGAGACTTCTGCATATGTAGCAACGCGCTTGGGAGCTGCCTGCTTAGCTTCTTCCATGCCACCGACCGATGGTCTTCTTCTGTTTGCAGAGTTACAGAAATCTCGACGCTGCTTTGTGCTAGAATCCGAGCTGCATGCTGTATATTTGGTCACCCCCTATACCGTGTGCCACCAGCTCCAGGAGCTGGATTGGCTTATATACCTGGACATGTGGGAGAAGCTGAACCCGGCCATGAAGAAAGTGGGTGAGCTTGTAGGCGTAAAAGAATCATTTCTTGTTAAGGCGATGCGAGGTCAAACCAATCTGGACTACAAGCAAATGCAAATCCATAAGAG GTTCTATACCGCCCTGGCTCTTCAAGAGTTGGTCAACGAAACACCAATTAATGTTGTCGTACATAAATTCAAGTGCCATCGTGGGATGCTCCAGACACTCCAGCAAATGGCATCCACATTTGCTGGAATCGTTTCTGCATTCTGTACGTCTCTGCAGTGGTCCACGCTTGCCTTGATTGTGTCCGAGTTCAAGGATCGACTTTACTTCGGCATCCACAGCGATTTGATAGATTTGATGCGCTTGCCCGATTTGTCACAAAAACGTGCCCGAGCTCTCTACGATGCCGGCTTTAAGAACTTGGTGCAGCTGGCTGGCGCGGATGTTCTACAGCTGGAGAAGGTTCTATTTAATTCATTGAGTTTTGATTCCGCCAAGCAACATGACCACGAAAACGCGCAGGATGCGGCCAAACGCAATATGGTGAGGAATTTCTTCATCACTGGAAAAGCGGGCATGACAGTGGCCGAAGCTTCCAAGTTGCTCATCAGTGAAGCGCGCCAATTTGTCCAGTATGAGTTTGGAGCCGGAAGCATCAAGTGGTCACAAGAGCAAACAGCGGAAGTAGCTCCTGAGTTAGAGGACAGCGTTACTGAGGTAAACAATCGTAAGTCCCAAGAGGATAACCAAACTATGCAAACCAAATCCCCAACAAAGgcaaaaattattgaaaagcCTGAAAATATTATGGATGTTCCTATGCATGAGGTGAAGAACAATCCGCGATCGCTACTTAAACGAAAACTTCCCATTGAAGATAGCAACGTAGGTTTTATTTCGTCTCCTTGCAAACAACCAAAAGTAGCTCCATCCAATGAACTACTGTTGCAACCTTTCAATAACGAACTGAACTCTAACATCGCTGGTCTTGGACAAATGTTGGACCAGCCTTCGACAAGCGCAGTTCTTCCACAGGTTTCTAACACTGCTGGTCTTGGACAAATATTGGACCAGCCATCGACAAGCGCAGCTATTCCACAGGTCTCTAACATCGCTAGTCAAGGACAAATATTGGACCAGCCTTCGACAAGCGCAGTTCTTCCACAGGTTTCTAACACCGCTGGTCTTGGACAAATATTGGACCAGCCTTCGACAAGCGCAGCTATTCTACAGGTCCCACctgaaaaagttcaaatattaaattgcCTGGAAATATCACCGAACAGTGCTTTAACTGAACTTCTATATGATTTTCCAGTTGATGATAATGTAAACGGTACGAATATCCTACAGCTACAAACCACAGACTTACAAACACCACAGACTTCTATGGTTACCAATTCATCTGGTAATACCATGGAACAAGAGAACTTGGTGTCTGAAAACCCCTCCCAGTTTACAAAACCTCAGTCTGAGTCTTCAAATACAACAGAAACCAAACCAGCTGAGTGTAGTGAGGCTCCATCTGCCAATGTGGTTATTCAGGACATGCCAGTTGAAAGCCCTGcagagattttaaaaaagcaaGTTGAGCAACGCAAAAGAATCGCACAAATGAAGATGAACAAGAAACTGGAAGAAATGAAAAGTCAGCAGCAACCTGCTGTCGCTAGTACAGTGACTTTAATGAACACCCATCCGAAGCAAGGATTAGATAAACCCATTCCCCAGAAGGTTCCGCAAATTGTACAATCCAACGCCCAAGTCGATACTGGCAATGTTCCTTTGAAGTCTCCTCCATCATCTTCTAGTGGAAGTTCCGAAAGTACCAGTACATCATCTGAAACGTCGAATGGTCCGAATAGAGTTTCCAACGCCCAAGTCGATACTGGCAATGTTCCTTTGAAGTCTCATCCATCATCTTCTAGTGGAAGTTCGGAAAGTACCAGTACATCATCTGAAACGTCGGATGGTCCGAATAGAGTTTCTGTGATTGAAAAGGATCTCTTTGAGGGTGATGATTCCTTTATGATGACCTCTAGCATAAACGCAGCTCTAACGGCAGCAGAAAGGAAGCCTCAAGCAGGAGGGCATTCGGATACTGAGGAGATTCCCAACTCTCAGCCGAAAGAACCAGAAACTGTCGCTCCATTGACTCCCCACGCTTCAAGGCTTATTAGGTCAAACACACTGCGATCACAGCGCCTTCAAAGTCCCAGATCTGTAACATCACGTTCATCGGAAAGTTCCGAGGGATCTAAAACATCAAGTTCATCGGGAAGTTCCGAGGGCTCTCAAAGTTCCAGATCTAGAACATCAAGTACATCGACAAGTTCCGAGGACGCAGTGGGAGCGGAACGTAATTCCACAAATTCCGGAGTAGAACTCTCCAATGTTAGTGTGGAAAATTCTCTGTTCAAGAATCCCATGGAGTTGAATACCTCCTATGTTTTATCATGCCCCACAAGCCACAACGATTCCACGAGTTTAACTTCAATTTTTGTATCAGATGTGTGCGAAAGTCTTCAGATGTTTGAAATTGCGTTGAAGAAACTTTCGGAGGCTACTGTTTGTGGACTGAGCGTGGGAATAACGGATCATGAGGGAACTCCAAAACCACTTATTGGTGGAAAGTTGATGAACCAAATAGGTGAAGTTGGAGTGGCAACCCCCAAATTTGTTTTCCAAGTAAACGACACCACATACCTTGAATGCTTATCCTTTTGCTTGGATGGCCAGGATGGCCATTATGTAATCCATTTCAAAATGCAGGAAACCGAAGGCGGGGTGCCTTCAAGCTTAAAACTGCGGGAGGTTTGTAAGATTTTTGCCCGTGACGATCTTACTCTGATAATGCACAAGACAAAGAATCAGTTGAAGGCGCTACTCAAGGCGATTCCTGAATTAAAGAATATCGCTGTCAAGTTTGAGGATCCGGACGTGGCCAATTGGTTGCTGCAACCGGACAAAGACTCCAATTTTCGAAATATG TGCCAGCAATATGCTCCGGAGTGCTTAAAACTGCTCGATCTCTGTGGCAGCGGCCGTTTCTTCAGCAGCTACGGTCTCAACACCTCCAGTGAAGTACCAGTCCATGTCAGAACTCAAGTCGAAGCCTATGTCTCGGTTCACGTACGCAAAGGACAAACAAAGATCCTAGAAGACCATCAACTCATGAAAGTATTCAGAG ataatgAAATGCCATTACACCTGATACTGGCCCGGATGGAAGTTGTGGGATTTCCGGTTAAGGAGCATCGCCTCAAGCACCTATATCGTCAAATTATGAATGCTTCATCAGATATTTATAATAAGATCATGCATATAAATGGCTCTAATTTCAATATTAACTCATCCGTCGAAGTTGCCAGGGTCCTAGGCATACACCGAAAACCAACAGGACGCGTGAGCACATCCCGTCAAGTCTTAGAAAGAATAGAAGCACCTATTGCAAAATATATATCTCAACACCGAAAGCTGACTATGCTGGTGCTTAAAAATGTGCAGCCGATGATGAAATCCATGCAAAATAACAGGATTCATGGACACAGCATTACGAACACGGCAACGGGACGGATTTCGATGGCAGAACCCAACCTACAAAACGTTGCCAAAGACTTTGTAGTGGATGTAAAGAAACAGCAAATGCTTTTATCGTGCCGATCCGCATTCATGCCTACGGATTCTACACGTTGCCTGATATCTGCGGACTTTTGTCAGCTGGAGATGCGAATTTTGGCGCACATGTCGCAAGACAAGGCCCTTCTAGCGGCAATTAATTCACCAAGTGATATCTTTGTCTCGATATCTGCGCACTGGCATAAAATGGACGAGTCTGAGGTGTCTGACCAACTACGTgaaggaacaaaaaaaatttgctatGGCATAATTTACGGTATGAGTAAGAAAACGCTAGCGAATGAACTGGATGTTACGGATCAAGAGGCCAACGGTCTTGTGGAGcagtttttcaattattacCCAGACATTAGGACATACACTGAGAAACTGCTAATATACGCTCGCAGAAAGGGCTATGTGGAGACTATCACTGGACGACGTCGTTATCTAGAGAACATTTGCAGTGAAGACAAAGTATTACGAC AAAAAGCCGAACGCCAGGCAGTCAACTCCGCCATTCAGGGCTCTGCTGCGGACATAGTAAAATCGGCCATAATAAAAACTGTCAAGCATTTGGGCCGCCATTGCCGGAAACTTCATATTGATGACGattcaattaattttgttCTCCACATTCACGACGAGTTGATGTATGAAGTGCCTGCCgacaaagcaaaaaaaattgccaaattAATCAAAGTAGTGATTGAAAGTGGCACCCGCCTGTCGGTTCCACTTAAGGTGAAGCTAAAGATGGGAAGCTGTTGGGGAAACCTTACAGAAATCCAGGTCTAA